A region from the Coturnix japonica isolate 7356 chromosome 28, Coturnix japonica 2.1, whole genome shotgun sequence genome encodes:
- the LOC107325485 gene encoding LOW QUALITY PROTEIN: granzyme M-like (The sequence of the model RefSeq protein was modified relative to this genomic sequence to represent the inferred CDS: inserted 2 bases in 1 codon) yields the protein MERSTALGLLLLLALPIPGLGEHCSGAGGPDGASMSPQGAAEHGDTHPHSSAVAVGWAPPPLAARSRLYIIGGHEAKPHSRPYMVSVQSKGVHVCGGALLNSRWVLTAAHCIPQGADPSRMTVVVGLHRLREHRGTQSFSIRNACPHPDYNEDTLENDLLLLQLEGKVKSNKKHRPIALMRREPALGTACSLAGWGGRWGRLVDALQELEVTVLDARMCNNSRFWDGGLAPTMICFQGRGRGEAPTKGDSGGPLVCGRPPRVAGVMSFSGPDPTDRLKPPVATSAVKHHAWIRRTLRRGCVXQPQLFTSGSPQLSDTASRIPMSTQP from the exons ATGGAgaggagcacagctctggggctgctgctgctgctggctctgcccatCCCTGGGCTGGGTGAGCattgcagtggggctggggggcccGATGGGGCCTCCATGTCaccacagggagcagcagagcatggGGATACCCATCCTCACTCCTCAGCAGTGGCTGTGGGATGGGCTCCCCCTCCTCTGGCAGCACGGTCACGTCTGTACATCATCGGGGGACATGAGGCCAAGCCCCACTCTCGGCCCTATATGGTATCAGTGCAGTCCAAGGGGGTGCATGTCTGCGGGGGAGCCCTGCTGAACTCACGCTGGGTGCTGACAGCCGCACACTGCATCCCACAGGG TGCCGACCCCTCCAGGATGACGGTGGTTGTGGGGCTGCACCGGCTGCGGGAGCACAGGGGCACCCAGAGCTTCTCCATCCGTAATGCTTGTCCCCACCCCGATTACAACGAGGACACATTGGAGAATgacctcctcctgctgcag CTGGAAGGGAAGGTgaagagcaacaaaaagcaTCGACCCATCGCGCTGATGCGACGGGAGCCGGCGCTGGGCACCGCGTGCAGCCTGGCAGGGTGGGGTGGGCGATGGGGGCGGCTGGTGGATgcgctgcaggagctggaggtgaCGGTGCTGGATGCGAGGATGTGCAACAACAGCCGCTTCTGGGACGGGGGTCTCGCACCCACCATGATCTGCTTCCAGGGCCGTGGCCGCGGGGAAGCCCCCACCAAG GGTGATTCCGGGGGTCCCCTGGTGTGTGGGCGCCCACCGAGAGTAGCGGGCGTTATGTCCTTCAGCGGCCCCGACCCCACCGACCGCTTGAAGCCCCCGGTGGCCACGTCGGCAGTGAAGCACCACGCGTGGATCCGGCGCACGCTGCGACGTGGCTGCGT GCAACCCCAGCTGTTCACATCG
- the C28H19orf25 gene encoding UPF0449 protein C19orf25 homolog, with product MSSKAKRVLPTRPEPPTVEQLLADVRGAPPADPVLMIPAEPPRDGPAPGQEDGVDEQERLYRQCRGYVEMNRRLREARGELAKKRDELQRSGMALERDMAEMRHKVF from the exons ATGAGCTCCAAGGCCAAACGGGTCCTGCCCACCCGCCCCGAGCCCCCCACCgtggagcagctcctggccGACGTGCGGGGGGCGCCTCCGGCCGACCCCGTCCTCATGATCCCGGCTGAGCCCCCCCGGGACGGGCCCGCACCAG GGCAGGAGGACGGCGTGGATGAGCAGGAACGGCTTTACCGGCAGTGCCGAGGTTACGTGGAGATGAACCGACGGCTGCGGGAAGCTCGAGGGGAGCTGGCAAAGAAGCGAGATGAACTGCAGAGATCGGGCATGGCACTGGAGAGAGACATGGCCGAGATGAGGCACAAGGTGTTCTGA